A genome region from Variovorax paradoxus includes the following:
- a CDS encoding extracellular solute-binding protein yields the protein MKQHTSSRPLQTLVALAIALGSACGAGAAWSQSKEVVTQDPGGTYGENLRRLVYDPFTKETGIKVLTVQEARGGPRVKAQVEAKRTEWDLSFIFDQEVRQLDPYLAEIDYRKLSPEAQKTVASLPKEAVRPKGVALQVIGVALVYNKEAFPSKKYPKTWADFWNVKDFPGKRCLPQWSRFVFESALLADGVPADKLYPIDFDRALRKIAEIKPHVVKWWLTNSQAPQLLLDGEASACLSYTGPVARLKKEDANAPLELTWDQAFTYYDFFSIPKDAPHHDAALKLLSYRLDAARAARVAEATSVALPSPRVYEAADPKLRDYWTNAPEVEKKAIKWNADFWGAKAPDGTTNEEYAQQKLNQLLAR from the coding sequence ATGAAGCAACACACTTCCTCCCGCCCGCTGCAGACGCTGGTTGCGCTGGCGATCGCGCTCGGCAGCGCCTGCGGCGCGGGCGCGGCCTGGAGCCAGTCGAAGGAGGTCGTCACGCAGGACCCGGGCGGCACCTATGGCGAGAACCTGCGCCGGCTCGTGTACGACCCCTTCACCAAGGAAACCGGCATCAAGGTGCTCACCGTGCAGGAGGCGCGCGGCGGCCCGCGCGTCAAGGCGCAGGTGGAGGCGAAGCGCACCGAGTGGGACCTGAGCTTCATCTTCGACCAGGAGGTACGCCAGCTCGACCCCTACCTGGCCGAGATCGACTACCGGAAGCTCTCGCCCGAGGCGCAGAAGACCGTCGCCTCGCTGCCCAAGGAGGCGGTGCGCCCCAAGGGCGTGGCGCTGCAGGTGATCGGCGTGGCACTGGTCTACAACAAGGAGGCGTTCCCGTCGAAGAAATACCCGAAGACCTGGGCCGACTTCTGGAACGTGAAGGACTTTCCGGGCAAGCGCTGCCTGCCGCAGTGGTCGCGCTTCGTGTTCGAGTCGGCGCTGCTGGCCGACGGCGTGCCGGCCGACAAGCTCTATCCGATCGACTTCGACCGCGCGCTGCGCAAGATCGCGGAGATCAAGCCGCACGTGGTCAAGTGGTGGCTGACCAACTCGCAGGCGCCGCAGCTGCTGCTCGACGGCGAGGCTTCTGCCTGCCTGTCGTACACCGGCCCGGTTGCGCGGCTGAAGAAGGAAGACGCCAACGCGCCGCTCGAGCTGACCTGGGACCAGGCCTTCACCTACTACGACTTCTTCTCCATCCCGAAGGACGCACCGCACCACGACGCCGCGCTCAAGCTGCTGTCGTACCGCCTCGATGCGGCGCGCGCCGCCCGCGTGGCCGAGGCCACCAGCGTGGCGCTGCCGTCGCCGCGCGTCTACGAGGCGGCCGACCCGAAGCTGCGCGACTACTGGACCAACGCGCCCGAAGTCGAGAAGAAGGCCATCAAGTGGAACGCCGACTTCTGGGGCGCCAAGGCACCGGACGGCACCACGAACGAGGAGTATGCGCAGCAGAAGCTCAACCAGCTGCTGGCCCGCTGA
- a CDS encoding ABC transporter permease subunit — translation MRAAATVEAPRRARIDLRDPAWLLAPVLAFFAFFYVVPLADLLHLSVAGDAGLSYYARVFEVPLYRESLVRTFGIAAAVAALCALFGYPTALLIHRARGTWKLVLTAAVVLPYFISVLIRTYSWMVLLGRNGPINKLLLSLGVVDAPLPLIFNRASVLISIGAVLLPLMVLTVGGSLARIDPLVQRAATASGAGPLAVFWRVLFPKTLPGLLAGLLLVFISALGFFITPSLLGGPADQMFAMHITQQADFLASGGFLQSLAAVLLAVTLLVVAVAARFLGLEFIWGGQRAGRPLRDAAPGRLAPWRRAVLGRAADFVGWPLLRALGAVPAWLGALVSGALAAVAFLALLLPIAIAALISFSDSAYMRFPPPAYSLRWYEKFLADPAWMASLGTSVAVGLLAAALSVVLGTAAAFGLVRSSLRGKSAWMTFLVSPLIVPGVVLGLSLYSLFLRADLAGSIFGLAAAHAVGGIPLVLVIVAASLQAVDTRQEQAAAVHGASPLRVFRFVTLPAIRPGVLAASFFAFLHSFDDLVLSMFLSGARMTTLPLRLWGNVNYKLDPVPAVVATFEVGLIVAGLFLARSAWAARQPH, via the coding sequence GTGAGGGCAGCAGCCACCGTTGAAGCGCCGCGCCGGGCACGCATCGACCTGCGCGATCCGGCGTGGCTGCTGGCGCCGGTGCTGGCGTTCTTCGCCTTCTTCTACGTGGTGCCGCTGGCCGACCTGCTGCACCTGAGCGTGGCGGGCGATGCCGGGCTGTCGTATTACGCGCGGGTGTTCGAAGTGCCGCTGTACCGGGAGTCGCTGGTGCGCACCTTCGGCATCGCGGCGGCGGTGGCTGCGCTGTGCGCGCTGTTCGGCTATCCGACCGCGCTGCTCATCCATCGCGCGCGCGGCACATGGAAATTGGTGCTGACGGCGGCGGTGGTGCTGCCGTACTTCATCTCGGTGCTGATCCGCACCTATTCGTGGATGGTGCTGCTCGGGCGCAACGGCCCCATCAACAAGCTGCTGCTGTCGCTCGGCGTCGTCGATGCGCCGCTGCCGCTCATCTTCAACCGCGCCTCGGTGCTCATTTCCATCGGCGCGGTGCTGCTGCCGCTGATGGTGCTCACCGTGGGCGGCAGCCTGGCGCGCATCGATCCGCTGGTGCAGCGCGCCGCCACGGCCAGCGGGGCAGGGCCGCTGGCCGTCTTCTGGCGCGTGCTGTTCCCGAAGACGCTGCCGGGCCTGCTGGCAGGCCTGCTGCTGGTGTTCATCTCGGCGCTGGGCTTCTTCATCACGCCGTCGCTGCTGGGCGGTCCGGCCGACCAGATGTTCGCGATGCACATCACGCAGCAGGCGGACTTCCTGGCCAGCGGCGGTTTCCTGCAGTCGCTGGCCGCCGTGCTGCTGGCGGTGACATTGCTGGTGGTGGCGGTGGCGGCGCGCTTCCTGGGGCTGGAGTTCATCTGGGGCGGGCAGCGGGCAGGCAGGCCGCTGCGCGACGCGGCGCCGGGCCGGCTCGCCCCGTGGCGCCGCGCGGTGCTCGGCCGGGCTGCGGACTTTGTCGGCTGGCCGCTGCTGCGCGCGCTCGGCGCGGTGCCGGCATGGCTGGGTGCGCTGGTGTCGGGTGCGCTCGCCGCGGTTGCGTTCCTGGCCTTGCTGCTGCCCATCGCCATCGCGGCGCTCATCTCGTTCAGCGATTCGGCCTACATGCGCTTTCCACCGCCGGCGTATTCGCTGCGCTGGTACGAGAAGTTCCTGGCCGACCCGGCCTGGATGGCTTCGCTCGGCACCTCGGTGGCGGTCGGGCTGCTGGCCGCGGCCCTCTCGGTGGTGCTCGGCACGGCCGCCGCCTTCGGCCTCGTGCGGTCTTCGCTGCGCGGCAAGTCGGCATGGATGACCTTCCTCGTGAGCCCGCTGATCGTGCCCGGCGTGGTGCTGGGCTTGTCGCTCTACAGCCTGTTCCTGCGTGCCGATCTCGCGGGCAGCATCTTCGGGCTGGCGGCGGCGCATGCGGTCGGCGGCATTCCGCTGGTGCTGGTGATCGTCGCGGCCAGCCTGCAGGCGGTGGACACGCGGCAGGAGCAGGCCGCCGCGGTGCACGGCGCATCGCCGCTGCGCGTGTTCCGGTTCGTCACGCTGCCGGCCATCCGGCCGGGCGTGCTGGCGGCGTCGTTCTTCGCCTTCCTGCATTCCTTCGACGACCTCGTGCTGTCGATGTTCCTGAGCGGTGCCCGCATGACCACGCTGCCGCTGCGGCTGTGGGGCAACGTCAACTACAAGCTCGACCCCGTGCCCGCCGTAGTCGCCACCTTCGAGGTCGGGCTGATCGTGGCCGGCCTGTTCCTCGCGCGCTCGGCGTGGGCCGCGCGCCAGCCGCACTGA
- a CDS encoding ABC transporter ATP-binding protein — protein sequence MSSIGTDIPLAGLALRAPASVRAASSSSIGSRIDIRGLSRRFGRFTAVDNVDLQIEPGEFVTLLGPSGSGKTTLLGAIAGFAAVDEGDILVDGRSVRRVPPHKRGFGMVFQHYALFPHMTVEQNVGFPLRMAGLGRAESARRIGETLELLHLGEFAQRLPAQLSGGQQQRVAIARAIVRRPPVVLMDEPLSALDRRLREAIQIEIRELHRTLGTTIVFVTHDQGEALALSDRIAVLDKGRIVQVGSPGALYRQPGNEFVARFVGESNLLDARVLRSHGDTVVLQADGTHSFEARHVGASLAAGRQVKVLVRPERIARVAPGTAGALAATVESTVFLGEILRVDAVLPGGARVQMRCLDPRDGRLPAIGETVHLAWQAGDAWVLA from the coding sequence ATGAGTTCCATCGGCACCGACATTCCCCTGGCCGGGCTCGCACTGCGCGCTCCGGCGTCCGTGCGCGCGGCATCGTCCTCGTCCATCGGCAGCCGCATCGACATCCGCGGCCTGAGCCGCCGCTTCGGCCGCTTCACCGCGGTGGACAACGTCGACCTGCAGATCGAGCCGGGCGAGTTCGTGACCCTGCTGGGCCCGAGCGGCAGCGGCAAGACCACGCTGCTGGGCGCCATCGCGGGCTTCGCGGCGGTGGACGAGGGCGACATCCTGGTCGACGGCCGTTCGGTGCGCCGCGTGCCGCCGCACAAGCGCGGCTTCGGCATGGTGTTCCAGCACTACGCGCTGTTCCCGCACATGACGGTCGAGCAGAACGTCGGCTTTCCGCTGCGCATGGCCGGGCTGGGCCGCGCCGAGAGTGCGCGCCGCATCGGCGAGACGCTGGAGCTGCTGCACCTGGGCGAGTTCGCGCAGCGGCTGCCCGCGCAACTGAGCGGCGGCCAGCAGCAGCGCGTGGCCATCGCGCGCGCCATCGTGCGCCGGCCGCCCGTGGTGCTGATGGACGAACCGCTGAGCGCGCTCGACCGCCGGCTGCGCGAGGCCATCCAGATCGAGATCCGCGAGCTGCACCGCACGCTGGGCACCACCATCGTCTTCGTCACGCACGACCAGGGCGAAGCGCTGGCACTGAGCGACCGCATCGCGGTGCTCGACAAGGGGCGCATCGTGCAGGTGGGCTCGCCGGGCGCGCTCTACCGCCAGCCCGGCAACGAGTTCGTGGCGCGTTTCGTGGGCGAGTCGAACCTGCTCGACGCGCGCGTGCTGCGCTCGCACGGCGACACGGTCGTCCTGCAGGCCGACGGCACGCACAGCTTCGAGGCCCGCCATGTCGGTGCCTCGCTGGCCGCGGGCCGGCAGGTCAAGGTGCTGGTGCGTCCGGAGCGCATCGCACGCGTGGCGCCCGGCACCGCGGGCGCGCTCGCGGCGACCGTCGAGTCGACCGTGTTTCTCGGCGAAATCCTGCGCGTCGATGCCGTGCTGCCCGGTGGCGCCAGGGTGCAGATGCGCTGCCTCGACCCGCGCGACGGGCGGCTGCCGGCCATCGGCGAGACCGTGCACCTCGCCTGGCAGGCGGGCGACGCCTGGGTGCTGGCGTGA